GGCGGAGAGATTGCGATTGTGTGTGTTATGGCAAGTAGAAAAAGGTCGATTGAAATATGAAGATACAATCCAAGTGACCTGAGCGTCCGGACAGTAGTTGTCAGTGTGCAAATTATGGAATTTGTACACTACGCTATCTACTTTCATTCCGTCCAAGTTGCTCGTGAAAGCGATGTGAATGAACCTTGTTTGTGTGGCTATACTTAAGTTAACgcaatcttgttttttttttctccgtttcTTCCCCAAAGTGTGTATTTTGTGTTATCATACCTCAACATATCACCGAAGACATTTTCACCTAACTAGGAATACTTCTAAACACCAGCGTCGTGGAgcattttttgcaaacaacactAATCGCCGGTTATGGCAACCATCGCAATGGCAGCGTCCCCAACGTCAAACAGCAGTGCCTCGACGACGTCCATGTCGCTGTTGCAGCGCCAATCAAGCAAAAACGCTGACACCGTATCGGTTTGTTCGACCACCAGTGCCTTCTCAACGTGTCCCGATCGGCACGGCTTCTACGGTGGCAATCAGTTCTCGGAGAAACCGAAAAAGGAAACGCTTACGCGCGAACAGATTATCGCacgggaaaagaaatggatCCACATGACTGGGCACTGGGCGGAGTACATGAACACTAATTACAAAAAGGTATTTGTATATAGATTGTGTATGCAAACGCGGTTGTTCTTGGGTCTAACACCGGTGTAACACGTGCTTTTAGATTAGGGAACGCTGCAGGAAAGGTATCCCGGATGCACTGCGACAGAAGGCATGGTTTCTGCTGACGGGTGCAAACCATCTTATGGACAAGTATCCCGGCTGGTACCAGCATCTACTGGAGGAACCGGGCAATCCACAGATTATTGATGAAATTCGCAAGGATCAGCATCGACAGTTTCCACACCACGAAATGTTCATCGACGACGACAAACCGGGCCAGAAGGAGCTGTTTAACGTGCTGAAAGCGTACTCGGTAAACAACCCGACGGTCGGATACTGTCAGGCACAGGCGCCAATTGCTGCCTTTCTGCTGATGCAGCTACCATCCGAGCAGGCGTTCTGGTGCTTCGTCGCTATTTGTGACAAGTAAGTGCGAGATAAATTGAATATGCACCACACCATTTCATCACTTGTACCATCTTTCAGATATCTAGAAAACTACTTTACACCCGGGCTGGAGATGTTGCAGCGCGATGCCGGTATGCTGAATCGGTTACTAAAGAAAACATCACCAGCCGCCTATCGCCATCTGCAGAAACACAACGTAGATCCGCTGCTCTACATGACCGACTGGTTCCTGTGCGCTATGACCCGTACGTTACCCTGGGACACGCTGCTGCGCGTCTGGGATTGCTTCCTTTGCGAAGGTGTGCGGATATTTTTCAAGGTCGCACTCGTCATTATCGGTGCAACACTCGGGCCGCAAAAGGTACGCGCGCAGTGCAATGGGCTGTGTGAAACGTTGGCCGTTCTTCGATCACCACCGAAGAAGTTCCTGGAGGAGGATTTCATCATGCACCACATCTTTCGGCTGAACATCACGATCGAAGACTTCCATCGGGAGCACAAGAAGCAGGAGATGCTGCACCGGAAAGCAAAGCTAGAACAACAGAAGGCAGCACAGCAGCAGAATGGTGGATCATCTAATGGTCCAGGAAGGAATACGTAGCCTGCCCCAGTGCTGCTGAATCGAGATGAGGAGCTAGTCCAGGGAGGATTCAACTTGAggcaaccagaagcagcagtttAACCAGCTCTACTCCCAGATCCCATACGAAGCATTATAATACTAACCGTCGGAATTTGTCGGTTTTTTGCAATTAAGGGCGCTATTCGTCTCACTGTTTTCTTCCATAGCGTATAAAAATGGAaccattaaaatgtttaacaataGTATAAGAAATCTATATAAAAAGATGCTAGGTAGATAAGATAAATTCGGCACCAAATTTGAACTTTTCGTCTCGGAACAAAAACTTCACAGATTGATACTACGAACCGAGAAAGATGGCGTAGAGTGGTTTGCTCCGTTTGCTGCACACATTACTCGTCCGCCTAACGATCGCCAAATGCGAAGATGATTTCATTCTAATCGAAATGGAATAATTGGATACTACGTGAATGAAAATGTAGCCAAAAACCCCCGGCACACTTGTTGCAACGCAGATTTATAGTACAATTTTATATCTATTTAAACAGAAAGGGAACGTTACGTAACAAAATCGTATTCTAAACACAGTCCAGATAGTGTTAGGCGTTAGTTAATTAGCACTAGTACCGAAACGAAGACGCATGGAAAAGAAGAGTTCAAACATCTCTGTCCACTCAGTGATGATACCGAAGGTCCTTTTCCTGCTTCCATTCCATCGAAAGATCGTAAGGAATCGTAAATTTTTGCACAGATGTTTCATATACTTCGGCGAGCGCACCGTTCGTGctgtttttggtgttttttgtaaTGAAATATGCTAGAGCGCTATGTGTGCATCAGCAAACATCTGCATCCTTTATATCAACAGCTATTTCCTCGCCGAAGTAAAGTATATAAACGAGAAACAGATTGCGCGACCGTGCGTACATGttgattgtatttgtttctCTATTCCGTAAACGTGTAACATATTTAACAATACGCACCGTTTAGTAAATCGCACAAAGCAAGGAAATAATAAGGTAATAATACTTTTCTACACCTTCCCAATAGTGACGAAGCTCTATAGATTAGCAAAGAATAACAATATCCTATCACAGGAAAGGAAACCGATGCAAAGGCAGCGAACCGAAGCAGTTGAGCCGTAACAAAAAGTTTCAATTATGgtgccttttcttttcttcgcgAGCCACACTTCGAATGTGTGGTTTTGCACATGCATAGCACAAGATCGACTCCGATAGCAAACCAAGAACCATCATCATGTTGTATTGTTCTGTTAAACATaaataagcttttttttcttttccgataCTTTCGTTGTGAATTAGGTTTTGTTAGAAAGAGGCAAAAAATACtacaattcaaattaaaaatttgattTACAGGTGTACTATGCGTAAACAAGGTTTTACAGATTAGCATTAAAAGGTGAACTTGGCGCATCCAGATACGCGGAATGATCGTTATCAGATTGTAGCGCACGTTGGGAGTAGTGAAGTTCGATTCTGAGTGTTGTAAAATCTTATACCACATTTATAGTTAACAATTGATGTGAGTTTAAACGTGCAATCCGGTTCAACGTTTTCACCGCGCGTTgagcaaaaatgttgtaaacGTGTGTTCGGTGgcaatttgaagaattttgttaCAACTAAAAAATAGTATAAATTACCTTCCCATGTTATTTATTACACGCAACCAAACCTGCATAATCAAATGGAGAGGCAGCTCGTATATTTCCTAATGGATGCTCGTATGTTCTAATGATAAGTATGTGTTTTCACCGTACGAAAGATATGGAGTATCAAATCCAAAATAGGGCACAGCTTTGCAAATCAGCCGTTGTTGTGTTGATATCATTTTTAcgtaaatttgcataattcatGATTGCATTATTTGCAAGAAAACTACATTTCACCCAACTTACAATAAAGAGAGATAAAACggaaatttggaaaacaaaatgcttaCTATTTCTGTTCAATCAAAACGAAAGATTAACTTTAAAAAGTTTATTGAGCTGTACACGAGcactaaaaagaaaattcttcatcgtattattgcaaaaataattcttctcCTTGATTGTGGAGTTGATTTGTGGaccattatttttcaaatgacTTGGCGTGCCATTCCTTTGGTGCCTTTCATTGACTTTATATTTATCAAAATCTACAATTTATCAAATAGgcaatcaaaattaaatttatgaaaaagcAGATCTACCCACAAGATTAcattattaaaacattaaatgtcTGCAGAGTGTAATTCCCTTATTAACTTATTATGTTTTGAATTCAGTTTTCTAACGTACGTAACGTAACTTCGAAACGAAGTACATTTATTTGTAAATGTATTTACATTGTAACATACTATTTGTGTGTGTCCCAATTTTCATTCCAGGCAATGCTGCAATATGCTGAACACTTGGAGCGGCTTTCCAGATGTTATACTAAATCTACCTTATACGTTTGACGTCAAATAAAACTATTATTTGGCAGCAATTATATCTGATGGTTcggatattttgtttttgtcagaCAAAAGTTTAAACTCCATACTTATTTCCTTATATTATTAATCTCTTCCAgctttatctattttttccgtttctttgcAAGTTAAATCAAGTAAATCGCGTGGTAGAATTAATCGGTACGCAAAATTGTGTTGTATTTTGATTCTATCGTTGCTATTGCTAGCTGCGCTGTTGCTGTAATCTTGACCGAAACTTGCACGATCGTATTTGATagcggttttgtgttttttttcaacaacagATGCACCCTCTATCTAATATGTCTCGTTTTACACGACAATTGTGgtagtttttcctttcaaaatACGTGTATAACTATTGAGTAGGCCGCCCATGGTATGAAGCTAGAAAGAAGTGATTGTACACAACCGGtgtgaacggaacggaaaagtTTAACGAATCGAATTAACCTTCTAAACATTAAAGGATCGAAGGTACGGCTACATATGTGTGTCCATTTATTCGGCATGATAGTGTTATGAATGTTCTAATTAATGATAGAATAAATGGACAGTTTACTTATTTATAAACGATTCCGTCAATTCCGTCGGAAACGGAATACACTGGATGATAACAAATGATACATCGAAACACAAAAGGCAAAACGGTTTCTACTGACACGCTTATATTCTTACGAGCGAACACGATGAATGATGAACCTATTAAGACTCCGCCTGGTTAAACCTGCGGGTCGTAACACCTTAGATCCGTTGATTTGTAGAGAATTGTTGTGGATTGGCTAGGCGTTGCACGTACGTGTTTCGTATCTTAAATAGCTTTACTCATCAATTTTAGCTTGTCCTTTAGCAGTTTTCGCAACTCCCTAACCTCCGTCAGAGCATTTTCGACTATGGTCAATTGTATGGACGAGGCATACTTAGGATTTAGTGACATGCGCTCGATGGCGGCAGATAGCGTATCTTCGACAACGGGCGGCTTCCAGGAAGCTTTAAAGAAAAGGGATATTTGATAGTAATGAgttaaaaataagcaaatagAGTTAAAAGGTGTAGTTACCAAGCACCAGGTCCATATCATTGATTCGTTGTTTCAATTCTCTGAGCACCTTCGTAACCAGCACGAGACGCTCCCTTTCCGGTACAAGGGTTACTGACGTACCGGAAGCATCACTGTTGACACTATTCGCAGTGTTCTGCCCGCCGCCCTCGATGGACTGTCCCTTTTTAACCTTCTTCCCCGTGTTTGGCTGAGTTTGTGACGCAGGTGCATGCAGATACTTATCGTAGCACACTGTCAGCACGAACACCATCAGTGAAATCAtctgcaaaaataataaaaacattgtgTATGTTACTCATCAGCATAGAATAAGCGTTACAAGTTGCGGTTCCCTTACCTCGATACAACCATTCACGAGCTCGTGTGTCATCTTCCAATGCCACAGCAAATCTGCAGACGCATGGTACGTTTCGACAATTCGTTTCATCATTTCGAACACGGTTGTCACGTCGCTGAGACACACATCAACTGATTCGGTAAGCTCCTCGTTGCTGTGACCCTTCCATAGGTTAAGCACAAAGTCGGCCAGATGTGTAAAGAAGCGCTCGTACGGAAGGTTCAGGTAAAGATGTAGGCGCGAGGGTAACAGATTGACTAGATACCGACCGGTAATCGGTACGTGCTGTTTACTTCGAATGTCCGCCGTCACCGCAACCCATTCATCACGCAGCTGCTGGGCCATCGTACATTCCATCGTCGTTCGGCTGAggtataattccaccaacgCGAACACCATTCTCGAGAGTCCAGAACGTAACCGCAAAAGATCGTAGTCCTGCTCGTAGCTAAGCTTTTGCAATCGCTCCCGACGTGCCTCTAGTGTAGCACCGACCGGTTTCGAACGAAATGGTATggattccttctcttcgcacgtACCATTATTTATCGGTTGCTCTACactctcatcatcatcgctggGCGGATCCCAACAGACAAAGATCGTAAGATCGCGATTGTCGTGCAGCTTGTCCCACCGAATACGATCCTCGTGCGGTTTCCGGCGAGTTTGTCGGTACGCTGCCAGTAACTGAGACAGTGTGCCTCCGGAACTGACCACCATCAGTAACAACGTTTCGACGGTTACTAGCATAAAGTGGTAGCTATTGGCCAGTCGGCTACGGAAGTCAACGATTTCGACCAGCTTCGAGAACGTCCCAAAGTTGTACAGTGCCTTCGGAAACTCGGAATTGGCATCATTATCGTTTAGGAAAAAGTAAAGCGTACACTCGTAGGTTATTTTGGCAAGCGCGGGAAAGCCGGCATTTGCCAGCTGGGCACAGTGCAGATAGCCGAGCGAATCGAGCTGAATGTGCTTTATGTCCAGTGCTTCGTAGGCACTTTGGGCTGCTTGCGTGAGTCCAAGTCGATGGTACAGCTGCAGGGCTAACAGTTTGCCGTGGAAGTTGTTCACGCTGTTTGCCAGCAGATGGTTCAACAGGCACAAGGCTTCGATGGCCGGTTCGGAGCGTTGCATTCGCCAGGCCCGTTCGTACATAATTTGCGCTGGAACAGAACATAACCAACTCCATTAAAGCAATCGTAATAGTTTTACATCGACATACCCGCTAACAACGCGTACGCATCCGAGGGTCCCATGTCGGTCACCAGCAGACCCTGCCCATACGCATTGTATCCGTGTTCGTAGTGAAGGCTAAGCGAGGTATATATGGCGTGCAGCAGTTCCTCGCTAACGATAGCATGCGCTCCACTGTATCTTGCTATCTGTAGCGTGCAAATGTGACGTTGCATTTGTTCTTTCTacaatgtgaaacaaaaataaacaaattcttttttatgcaaatataCATGCACACAGCCGGATGCGTTGATACTCACACTAGCTGGTAGCGTTGCTGAGCTGAGCCCCAGACCATTCATTAGCTTAGTGGCAAGGGCTCTACGCTCGGCGGCCGGTTTGACAAACTCGAGAAACAGCTTCATGTCGAGTGCACAGCACGGTTTGTCGGCAAACAGTTCGAAGTACTCCGCCAACATATCAGACATCTTGCCAAACAGCTGATCTTCCGCGTACTGAAGTTCAACCATACGGCGGTTAAGTTCCAAGCGGGCTAGGTATGGGCCACGGAACTTTTTCGGTTGGGCTTCGATAACCTAAGAGGAAGCAGACACAACTAAATCGAACCCATTTtggtttaaaacaattaagatTATCAACAAAACTTACATCGCATAAGAATTCGTGACACATCTCGACCGTGTAATCCGCACCTTCTGGTTTGTCTCCAGCTTTTATAAGCTCGAACGTCGAATTGATGTAATCCTGATAATAATCCCAACGATCTTGCctaggaagaaagaaaaaacaagcatcaaTAAATAGCCAAACTTAAAGCCGGAGCAAATCTTACTCTTGTAGCAGTAGCTCTTTCAGCAAGCGGTTCAACTCGCCCCATTTGTTAAGCTGCTTTAACAAATCAATCTTCTGATAGACGGGTGCACCCGGGTACAGTTTTTGGCATAAGGCACCTTGCAAAAACTCGTACGCCTCATCGTACTTATGCTGCTCCTGTAGGATCTGCAAATACAGTTGGGCCTCCTGGGCTCCCTCTAACTTGTTCTCGGCGATGAACTTGTCCACCATCCGCTGAGCGAGAGCAAGCAGTAGTTGCGCCTTCTGTGCGTTTTGCGATTCCGGTCCCCGGAGTGCCTGCAGCACCACGCTCATGACGGCCCAAAAATAGTAGGAGTTGCGTGACCGCAACTTGTACAACTGCAGCGCGACGGCCTGCAGCGCCTTAAAGTCGTCAATGCGCATGTAGGCGATGAACAGTTGCGATAGAAGCTCCTCACTGCCCGGCACCTGACGCACGGCGTTACTGAACAACGTGCAGATTTTATCCAGCCGCTGCGTTTCCTTATAGCACAGGGTAAGCGCATGCAGCGTGGTCGCCTCGATCGGTTGTTCCTCCTCGAGAGCAGCGATAAGCGGAGCACTGTCCTCCGTACGGCCGAGCCGTTGATACGCCCAGGCTTTCAGTGCTCGGGCACATTGTAGGGTGGGCTTCTTCTTCAGCATCTTGTCAACATCCTGCAACGCCTTTTTGTAGTTGCCGATTTCGATCGATTCTAAAAATAGTATCGGACAATTAGTTGATCGCGCGTTGCGTATGTGGATCGGCTGGTTTCTAAGAATGGAATGATTAAGCAACAGGAGCACACAAAAGAATCAGAGACacaaaaatattgatgtgcgATTCACCATGCCGGCCGGTAACTATTCGTTGTAACCTATTGCACCGATTTCGCAATTCGATTAGTATTTGGAACCGAAACTATTAAGTGAAATAATAGCATTTTAGATTCACTGTTACGACCATTCTGAACAATCTTATGCCGGACCGAACCACTGAACCGGCTATCGTAGTCTCTGTCTGCTGTGTGATTACCGACGAAGCCATGAGGAGAATTGAGCGTAACTAGTAGAATTCTTTACGTACCCCAGATTGGCCGTAATTTCCTTTCGTACGCTAGATCCTCTTGCTGCATAGTGTCGAAGTTTGTTTATTGGTGCAAAATGTGCTCTTTGATGTTGGTAAGTGAATGTTTTCGTTCACCAATTACTTCCCTAAAGTCCCTAAATCTGGCTCGCGCTtcgcacacacatatgcacacaAGTAGGTATTTTGACAATCGAAAGAAAATTCCTTTTTTCGAAATGTTTCGAACGATCAAGTTTATACATCTTGTTGCAGAGATCCATTTTGGATCTTTCAGCTTGACAATGGAGGGTAGCTATTTGCACAGGAAAGTTATTCCCAAACCCAGTAAAAACTGCCGATATCTGAATTAACAGGAAAAACTGTTCAACAGAACTCTACTATTTTCTCCTTATTACACTTTATTtctttataaaacaaataactaaaaaaattacCTTTCGGAAGATGGCGGCACGAAATATCGTCCTAGTCTGGCACGGTTCCTTTTGAACAGTTGTGTCAAACCGAAAAccacgtttgtttgtttattttcatttcattcgtaCAGTGACATTCGAAAATTATGCAACatgtaatttatgtttatacttttttaatgtttatacGCAAAAGTTCATACTCTTAgtattttgcaaatgaaacatatGTTGGAATCCAAAACCAATTACTAGCTACATAACTCCATTGCTCCATTGATAGCAACCAAATCCTTTACTAGCTAAAGTGAACTACAAACATACCTATTTGTATTTGATTTGACTTGATGATTCGATTTGTGATTTGTACAtcaaaatttataatattCGTAGTGGGCAAATTCCAAACGGGTTTAAATGACACGAAAATGGTGCAGCATAAAATGAGACAATACTGTACATTGTGGCAGCGAGACTGCAGGTGCATATATGgcatatatatgtatgtatgtgtgtgtccaGTTGAGTGTGGTTGGGAtttgcaagaaaaacaaaaggtaaacaaataacCATATCGGCGAAAATCGTATGTAACCATAAAAGACACTAAAATAACAATCATTCGCAGAGTATATTGAACTGTTTTCCTCCGATTTTCTTATAGAATAGTGTGAAATCCGACGCACAAATTGAAGATTGCTGTTTGAGAAAGTGCGGTGGGAATACTCATCGTTACTCGCCTGATTTTCCCACAGAAACCGAAGGGTAACAATACGCACTGACAATTTGTCCCATAGATTGCAAAAAGCAGTGTTATCGTTTTACGGTCgtacaatattaaaataaaggAAGCTTTTCTGGAAATTGCGTGCCAATAGTGCGAATTTGTGCAAGATAGCGTATTGGCACGCATTTGTCCGGTGACGCGATGAGGAAATGATTCATGCTTCCCCGAACGTCTATCCGCACGGAAGTGAAACTACCACCCGATCGGTTCCTTTACTAGTTCCACCATCACCAGTCACGTGGTGGTTTCAACGCGAAAACACGGACCAATATCGGGAGCAACAGGAACAGCTCGGACATACCGGCTGTCTGGAAGCTATTTACAGTACCGCACTGCTTTACCTACACGAAACGCTGGATCACCTCGCCCTAGTGCTACTAGCCTACAGCATACTATGTGTCGTACTGTACCGGGTGCTGTTTCACCGTGCGACCGGTTCAGCATACGGCCGATGGTTTGTGCGGCGAAGCCATTTGCCGCCTTGCAGTCGTGCCCTGCTCGTGACTGCACATCCCGATGACGAAGTGATGTTCTTCGGTCCGACCATACTGGAGTTGCGGCGCCGGCAGTGTCGCGTATTTGTCCTCTGCCTTTCGGAAGGTAACCACGACCGGAAAGGAGCTGTCCGGCGTCAGGAACTGTGGGACGCGTGCGAAAGtttgggcgtacgacccgaaGACATTACGTTGGTGAACGCAACACACCTTCAGGACGATCCGACTGCCGAATGGAAGACGGTTACGATCGCCAACCAGCTACTACGTCAACTTGAATCGCTCGATGCGGAACTGTTGATCACGTTCGACAAAGACGGTGTCAGCGGACATCCAAATCATAGTGCAATTTACTATGCGACGGCTTCGCTCTGTCTTTCCGGAATGATACCGAGCAGTAAGTGTTAAGCTATGATGATCGCTCAATTGTGTGTGATATAAAAAAACTCTTATCTCGTTCACAGATTGTAAAGTATTAACGTTAGAAACAGTGAACCTGTGCCGAAAGTATTTGTCAATATTTGATCTTCCGGTAACATTGCTTCTGTCTACCAATTGGTAAGTAAGATTTAGTAAGTTGGACACATGTTTATACCATAATCGAATAACCATCAAGTACCAAAACCATCGTCTTTTGGtacattaaaatgattatttttcaaagCATGCTCACCAATCGGAAGTGCTACGGTACTGAATGAAAGACATACCTTACCTTACCATTGATTGTAACTAAATCCTTCCATAATGGGCCATAGAGATTTCTAAACCAAATCTTAAGATCGCTCCAATAACAAACATGAGTTTAGTTGTGGTGATTTAGAATGGTTTATTACGGAAAAGCTATGTTCGTGGAGACAGTTTAACCGACGATGGCAGCATCGATTTCAATGCAAGTCACATCGGTACCGTCGGCAGCGGTAAGACCGACCTCAACCTGCACGGTAATTCCGACCAGTGGCAATTCCATCGAATAGTTCAGCTCGTAGTCAAACGACTGGCCAGCAGCAATCGGACACGAAGC
This region of Anopheles marshallii chromosome 2, idAnoMarsDA_429_01, whole genome shotgun sequence genomic DNA includes:
- the LOC128707679 gene encoding TBC1 domain family member whacked, whose product is MATIAMAASPTSNSSASTTSMSLLQRQSSKNADTVSVCSTTSAFSTCPDRHGFYGGNQFSEKPKKETLTREQIIAREKKWIHMTGHWAEYMNTNYKKIRERCRKGIPDALRQKAWFLLTGANHLMDKYPGWYQHLLEEPGNPQIIDEIRKDQHRQFPHHEMFIDDDKPGQKELFNVLKAYSVNNPTVGYCQAQAPIAAFLLMQLPSEQAFWCFVAICDKYLENYFTPGLEMLQRDAGMLNRLLKKTSPAAYRHLQKHNVDPLLYMTDWFLCAMTRTLPWDTLLRVWDCFLCEGVRIFFKVALVIIGATLGPQKVRAQCNGLCETLAVLRSPPKKFLEEDFIMHHIFRLNITIEDFHREHKKQEMLHRKAKLEQQKAAQQQNGGSSNGPGRNT
- the LOC128707082 gene encoding phagocyte signaling-impaired protein, translated to MQQEDLAYERKLRPIWESIEIGNYKKALQDVDKMLKKKPTLQCARALKAWAYQRLGRTEDSAPLIAALEEEQPIEATTLHALTLCYKETQRLDKICTLFSNAVRQVPGSEELLSQLFIAYMRIDDFKALQAVALQLYKLRSRNSYYFWAVMSVVLQALRGPESQNAQKAQLLLALAQRMVDKFIAENKLEGAQEAQLYLQILQEQHKYDEAYEFLQGALCQKLYPGAPVYQKIDLLKQLNKWGELNRLLKELLLQEQDRWDYYQDYINSTFELIKAGDKPEGADYTVEMCHEFLCDVIEAQPKKFRGPYLARLELNRRMVELQYAEDQLFGKMSDMLAEYFELFADKPCCALDMKLFLEFVKPAAERRALATKLMNGLGLSSATLPASKEQMQRHICTLQIARYSGAHAIVSEELLHAIYTSLSLHYEHGYNAYGQGLLVTDMGPSDAYALLAAQIMYERAWRMQRSEPAIEALCLLNHLLANSVNNFHGKLLALQLYHRLGLTQAAQSAYEALDIKHIQLDSLGYLHCAQLANAGFPALAKITYECTLYFFLNDNDANSEFPKALYNFGTFSKLVEIVDFRSRLANSYHFMLVTVETLLLMVVSSGGTLSQLLAAYRQTRRKPHEDRIRWDKLHDNRDLTIFVCWDPPSDDDESVEQPINNGTCEEKESIPFRSKPVGATLEARRERLQKLSYEQDYDLLRLRSGLSRMVFALVELYLSRTTMECTMAQQLRDEWVAVTADIRSKQHVPITGRYLVNLLPSRLHLYLNLPYERFFTHLADFVLNLWKGHSNEELTESVDVCLSDVTTVFEMMKRIVETYHASADLLWHWKMTHELVNGCIEMISLMVFVLTVCYDKYLHAPASQTQPNTGKKVKKGQSIEGGGQNTANSVNSDASGTSVTLVPERERLVLVTKVLRELKQRINDMDLVLASWKPPVVEDTLSAAIERMSLNPKYASSIQLTIVENALTEVRELRKLLKDKLKLMSKAI
- the LOC128710419 gene encoding N-acetylglucosaminyl-phosphatidylinositol de-N-acetylase, coding for MIHASPNVYPHGSETTTRSVPLLVPPSPVTWWFQRENTDQYREQQEQLGHTGCLEAIYSTALLYLHETLDHLALVLLAYSILCVVLYRVLFHRATGSAYGRWFVRRSHLPPCSRALLVTAHPDDEVMFFGPTILELRRRQCRVFVLCLSEGNHDRKGAVRRQELWDACESLGVRPEDITLVNATHLQDDPTAEWKTVTIANQLLRQLESLDAELLITFDKDGVSGHPNHSAIYYATASLCLSGMIPSNCKVLTLETVNLCRKYLSIFDLPVTLLLSTNWVILSWRARRAVQNAMRLHSSQMVWFRKLYIVFSRYMVINSLREINKSDVEFEILDT